In Silurus meridionalis isolate SWU-2019-XX chromosome 29, ASM1480568v1, whole genome shotgun sequence, one DNA window encodes the following:
- the LOC124382272 gene encoding GTPase IMAP family member 9-like, with the protein MASPERAAASEDSVCVADLRIVLLGRTGSGKSSTGNSLLGSRVFQTDVSPVSITQHCVQARGKVDGWSLQVIDTPGFFHTCLSSEEVCAEVARGMVDLAAPGPHALLLVVKAGRLTPEELMSLEWIGTALGSAALRHTVLVLTHADQLQDKAVENFLQESKELCEFMRSCDGRIHTLDNTIDNDQAQASMLVKKIQKMVKKNDGNWYVCEQRIVEEKEQVQEKEREDEKERRMKAEREFWCELVTAMGKGALESSGVQEKGKGKVKKCKVVQRAAAALVSTPLSVTSAAKMVGGAVREGTKVLYKHRKTLLQ; encoded by the exons ATGGCATCGCCGGAACGTGCCGCAGCGTCcgaag aCAGCGTGTGTGTTGCAGATCTGCGGATTGTGCTCTTGGGCCGGACCGGTTCTGGGAAAAGCTCCACAGGAAACAGCCTCTTGGGGAGTCGTGTGTTTCAGACTGATGTCTCTCCTGTGTCTATCACTCAGCATTGTGTACAGGCCCGTGGTAAGGTTGATGGGTGGAGCCTGCAGGTGATTGACACTCCAGGTTTTTTCCACACCTGCTTGTCTTCGGAGGAGGTGTGTGCAGAGGTGGCACGTGGCATGGTGGATCTCGCCGCTCCTGGACCTCACGCGCTCCTGTTGGTCGTGAAAGCGGGAAGGTTAACGCCAGAGGAGCTCATGAGTCTTGAGTGGATTGGGACAGCACTGGGTTCAGCAGCACTCAGACACACCGTCCTGGTCCTCACACACGCTGACCAGCTGCAGGACAAAGCAGTTGAGAACTTTCTACAGGAGAGCAAGGAACTGTGCGAGTTCATGCGGTCATGTGATGGCAGGATTCACACGCTGGACAACACAATCGACAACGATCAGGCACAGGCCAGCATGCTTGTAAAGAAGATCCAGAAGATGGTGAAGAAGAATGATGGGAACTGGTATGTCTGTGAGCAAAGAATCGTAGAAGAAAAGGAGCAGGtgcaggagaaagagagagaggatgagaaagagaggagaatgAAAGCCGAGCGGGAGTTCTGGTGCGAGTTGGTGACCGCCATGGGGAAGGGGGCGCTGGAGAGCTCTGGGGTTCAAGAAAAAGGCAaaggcaaagtaaaaaaatgcaaagtggTGCAGAGGGCGGCGGCGGCTTTGGTGTCCACGCCCCTTTCTGTGACATCAGCTGCCAAAATGGTGGGTGGGGCTGTGAGGGAGGGAACTAAAGTGCTGTACAAACACCGGAAAACCCTGCTGCAgtga
- the kdelr3 gene encoding ER lumen protein-retaining receptor 3 — MNVFRLAGDVSHLLAIIILFMKIWRTKSCAGISGKSQVLFALVFTTRYLDLFTVFISPYNAIMKVVFLVLAYATVYLIYMRFRNTYDSKNDSFRVEFLLVPVAGLSFLENYAFTPLEILWTFSIYLESVAILPQLFMITKTGEAESITTHYLFFLGLYRTLYLANWVWRYHTEGFFDQIAVVSGVVQTIFYCDFFYLYFTRVIKGSGKMSLPMPI; from the exons ATGAACGTGTTTCGCCTGGCCGGTGACGTGTCGCATCTGTTGgccatcatcatcctcttcatgaagatctggagGACCAAGTCCTGCGCAG gtatctCAGGAAAGTCCCAGGTGCTCTTCGCGTTGGTCTTCACCACCAGATATCTGGACCTGTTCACCGTCTTTATCTCTCCATACAACGCTATCATGAAg GTGGTGTTTCTGGTGCTAGCCTACGCCACGGTGTATCTGATCTACATGCGCTTCAGGAACACGTACGACAGTAAGAACGACTCGTTCCGTGTGGAGTTCCTGTTAGTTCCTGTTGCTGGTCTCTCCTTCCTCGAGAACTATGCCTTCACCCCACtggag ATCCTGTGGACGTTCTCCATCTACCTGGAGTCGGTGGCCATCTTGCCCCAGCTCTTCATGATCACGAAGACGGGCGAGGCAGAGtccatcactacacactacctGTTCTTCTTAGGGCTGTACCGCACCCTCTACCTGGCCAACTGGGTCTGGCGCTACCACACAGAGGGCTTCTTCGACCAGATTGCTGTCGTCTCCGGAGTGGTCCAGACCATCTTCTACTGCGACTTCTTCTACCTCTACTTTACCCGGG tgaTAAAAGGAAGTGGGAAGATGTCTCTGCCGATGCCCATCTGA
- the kcnj4 gene encoding ATP-sensitive inward rectifier potassium channel 12, which translates to MSSKRTTRYSIVSPDEERLKVSTLGLHNGHSSPGSAMSSTITSVGGYNMENSYNGKISTRGRGQLRSRFVKKNGQCNVVFSNMEDKSQRYLADIFTTCVDIRWRYLLLIFCTTFMVSWLIFGLIFYSVALAHGDFDPDRHMQGQTGAGAPGEGQHKEWKPCLLHVEGFLGAFLFSVETQTTIGYGWRCVTEECPVAVATVVVQSILGCIIDSFMIGTIMAKMARPKKRNQTLLFSQNAVIALRDGKLCLMWRVGNLRRSHIVEAHVRAQLIKPRVTEEGEFIPLEQTDLNVGYDEGTDRLFLVSPLVIVHEIDEDSPLWSMSRSDLENDVFEIVVILEGMVEATAMTTQARSSYLSHEILWGHRFEPVVYEDSDRYQVDYAHFHKTYEVASTPSCSGKELSESASHHSSKVSSQSGTPVSCRTHFLRPPCSPSAFCYENEVALYSGEEEDDEGMNTHKVEEGLTTLKTDLTVITTTGVPPEFQKMLLQDAPTLTSGSNVLCVLDMDNQMEFDILQTSIPLDPLTYKSESEI; encoded by the exons ATGAGCAGCAAAAGAACCACcag GTACAGCATTGTTTCTCCTGACGAGGAAAGGCTGAAGGTCTCGACTCTCGGGCTTCACAACGGCCACAGCTCTCCCGGGAGCGCCATGAGCAGTACCATAACTAGCGTGGGTGGCTACAACATGGAGAACAGCTACAATggtaaaatctccacaagaggGCGTGGCCAATTGCGGAGCcgttttgtgaaaaaaaatggcCAGTGTAATGTTGTTTTCTCCAACATGGAGGACAAATCGCAGCGCTACCTCGCCGATATATTCACGACCTGCGTGGACATCCGCTGGCGCTACCTACTGCTCATCTTCTGCACCACGTTCATGGTGTCGTGGCTGATTTTTGGATTGATTTTCTACAGCGTGGCACTCGCACATGGAGATTTCGACCCTGATCGCCACATGCAGGGGCAAACAGGGGCAGGAGCTCCAGGCGAGGGGCAACATAAGGAATGGAAGCCTTGCTTGCTCCATGTGGAAGGTTTTCTTGGTGCCTTCCTGTTTTCAGTCGAGACTCAAACAACGATTGGGTATGGCTGGCGCTGCGTCACTGAGGAGTGTCCAGTTGCTGTGGCAACAGTGGTGGTCCAGTCTATTTTGGGATGCATCATTGACTCGTTTATGATTGGTACCATCATGGCCAAGATGGCGCGACCCAAAAAGCGAAATCAGACGCTGCTGTTTTCCCAAAACGCTGTTATAGCGCTGCGGGACGGAAAACTGTGCCTCATGTGGCGCGTTGGAAACCTCAGAAGAAGCCACATCGTGGAAGCTCACGTCCGGGCACAGCTGATCAAACCCAGAGTGACAGAGGAAGGAGAGTTTATCCCGCTGGAGCAGACGGACCTGAATGTTGGTTACGATGAAGGAACCGATCGCCTTTTTCTCGTCTCACCTCTGGTCATCGTTCACGAGATCGACGAGGACTCTCCACTTTGGTCAATGAGCCGCTCAGATCTGGAAAACGATGTATTTGAAATTGTGGTGATTCTCGAAGGAATGGTTGAAGCCACTGCTATGACCACACAAGCACGAAGCTCATACCTTTCTCACGAGATCCTCTGGGGTCATCGCTTCGAGCCGGTCGTATATGAAGATAGCGATCGCTACCAGGTGGACTACGCTCACTTCCACAAAACCTATGAAGTTGCCTCGACTCCTTCATGCAGTGGAAAGGAACTCAGTGAGTCAGCAAGTCATCACTCGTCCAAAGTGTCTTCACAATCCGGGACACCAGTTAGCTGCAGGACCCATTTTCTGCGTCCACCTTGCTCGCCCAGCGCATTCTGTTATGAGAATGAAGTGGCTCTGTACTctggggaggaggaggatgatgaaggGATGAATACACACAAAGTTGAGGAAGGACTAACAACATTAAAAACGGATCTAACAGTTATAACGACGACGGGTGTTCCACCAGAATTCCAAAAAATGTTACTCCAGGATGCTCCAACGCTAACGTCTGGAAGCAACGTCCTCTGTGTGCTGGACATGGACAATCAGATGGAGTTTGATATTCTTCAGACCTCCATTCCTCTCGATCCTCTGACATACAAAAGTGAATCAGAAATATGA